In bacterium, one DNA window encodes the following:
- a CDS encoding cytochrome c oxidase subunit 3 family protein → METTHPDHPPAHGETHDHPSYLAHHFHTVHQQESAAKLGMWLFLAQELLFFSGLFLAYAAYRYFYPGTFLQAHEHLSVPMGATNTVVLITSSLTMALGVRAAQMSDNKALSRNLILTMLFACTFLVIKYFEYSAKFEHGLLPGKFYSSHEQIAGQPQIFFGIYFVLTGLHGIHVLVGIGVIAWIWLRARKGEFHGKYYTPVENVGLYWHLVDVIWIFLFPLLYLVR, encoded by the coding sequence ATGGAAACGACGCATCCCGACCACCCGCCCGCGCACGGCGAAACGCACGATCATCCGTCGTACCTGGCGCACCATTTCCACACGGTGCACCAGCAGGAATCGGCGGCCAAGCTCGGCATGTGGCTGTTTCTCGCCCAGGAGCTGCTCTTTTTCTCCGGCCTGTTCCTCGCTTACGCCGCGTACCGCTATTTTTATCCCGGCACCTTCCTTCAGGCGCACGAGCACCTCTCGGTGCCGATGGGCGCGACGAACACCGTCGTCCTCATCACCTCGAGCCTCACGATGGCCCTTGGCGTGCGCGCCGCGCAAATGAGCGACAACAAGGCACTTTCGCGCAATCTCATCCTCACGATGCTGTTCGCGTGCACGTTCCTGGTGATCAAATATTTCGAATATTCGGCGAAGTTCGAGCATGGCCTGCTGCCGGGCAAGTTCTACAGCTCGCACGAGCAAATCGCCGGCCAGCCGCAAATCTTTTTCGGCATCTATTTCGTCTTGACCGGCCTGCACGGCATCCACGTGCTCGTCGGCATCGGCGTGATCGCCTGGATCTGGTTGCGGGCGCGAAAGGGCGAATTCCACGGCAAATATTACACGCCGGTTGAGAATGTGGGCCTTTACTGGCACCTTGTCGACGTGATCTGGATCTTCCTGTTCCCGTTGCTGTACCTGGTGCGTTAG
- a CDS encoding cytochrome C oxidase subunit IV family protein, with the protein MHDAHAAHSHAIPAHHPHISPLKTYLTVYFALLGLTIVTVIVSYLNLGAVGLAAALVVAIVKATVVGMYFMHLKYDDRFNTIIVFASILFILLFFGLTFADLQSRGMISEEEDNHYMRRVKQAQALADKLQAQGAAPPAVAPAAVGHQP; encoded by the coding sequence ATGCACGACGCGCACGCCGCCCATTCGCACGCGATTCCCGCGCACCATCCGCACATCTCGCCGCTCAAGACGTATCTGACCGTCTATTTCGCCCTGCTTGGGCTGACGATCGTCACCGTCATCGTCTCGTATCTGAACCTCGGCGCCGTCGGCCTCGCCGCCGCGCTTGTCGTGGCGATCGTCAAGGCGACCGTCGTCGGGATGTACTTCATGCACCTGAAGTACGACGACCGATTCAATACGATCATCGTTTTCGCCTCGATTCTGTTCATCCTTCTCTTCTTCGGGCTGACGTTCGCCGATCTGCAATCGCGCGGAATGATCTCCGAGGAGGAGGACAATCACTATATGCGGCGCGTCAAGCAGGCGCAGGCGCTCGCCGACAAGCTGCAAGCCCAGGGCGCCGCGCCGCCCGCGGTCGCGCCCGCCGCGGTGGGACATCAACCC